Proteins from a single region of Bradyrhizobium diazoefficiens:
- a CDS encoding ABC transporter ATP-binding protein: MARIDLVDLAHSYGGNDAPQESFALKPVTMTWRQGGAYALLGPSGCGKTTLLNVISGIITPSRGKIQFDGQDITLLSTQKRNIAQVFQFPVIYDTMTVGQNLAFPLKNRGVPKAEIDKRVAEIGRLLDLEPYLNRKATRLTADAKQKISLGRGLVRSDVAAVLFDEPLTVIDPELKWQLRSKLKALHRELDLTMIYVTHDQTEALTFADTVVVMHDGRVVQSGTPAELFDRPAHTFVGYFIGSPGMNILPAEVRGREARIGGHVIALNRSYDSLQAGAKIEIGVRPEFVAVVASTPGLLTAKIERIDDLGRIRFAQARLGDAKLAARAPAGFTSPDDTAGLKFDPAHIHVYADSLLVEGAA; the protein is encoded by the coding sequence ATGGCCCGCATTGATCTCGTCGATCTCGCGCACTCCTACGGCGGCAACGATGCGCCGCAGGAAAGCTTTGCGCTGAAGCCGGTGACCATGACCTGGCGGCAGGGCGGCGCCTATGCGCTGCTCGGCCCGTCCGGCTGCGGCAAGACCACGCTGCTCAACGTCATCTCCGGCATCATCACGCCGTCGCGGGGTAAAATCCAGTTCGACGGCCAGGACATCACACTGCTATCGACCCAGAAACGCAACATCGCCCAGGTGTTCCAGTTTCCCGTGATCTACGACACCATGACGGTGGGGCAGAACCTGGCGTTTCCGCTGAAGAACCGCGGCGTGCCGAAGGCGGAGATCGACAAGCGCGTCGCCGAGATCGGCCGCCTGCTCGACCTCGAACCCTATCTGAACCGCAAGGCGACGCGGCTCACCGCCGATGCTAAGCAGAAGATCTCGCTCGGTCGCGGCCTGGTGCGCTCCGACGTCGCCGCCGTGCTGTTCGACGAGCCGCTGACCGTGATTGATCCCGAGCTGAAATGGCAGCTCCGCTCCAAGCTGAAGGCGCTGCATCGCGAGCTCGATCTCACGATGATCTACGTCACTCACGACCAGACCGAGGCGCTGACCTTCGCCGACACAGTCGTCGTCATGCATGACGGTCGCGTGGTGCAGAGTGGCACGCCGGCCGAGCTGTTCGACAGGCCCGCCCACACATTCGTCGGCTATTTCATCGGCTCGCCCGGCATGAACATCCTGCCGGCTGAGGTGAGGGGACGCGAAGCGCGGATCGGCGGCCATGTCATCGCGCTCAACCGCAGCTACGACAGCCTTCAGGCGGGCGCCAAGATCGAGATCGGCGTGCGTCCGGAATTCGTCGCGGTCGTTGCGTCCACACCCGGCCTTCTCACCGCGAAGATCGAACGGATTGACGATCTCGGCCGCATCCGCTTTGCGCAGGCGCGTCTCGGCGACGCCAAGCTCGCAGCTCGGGCGCCGGCGGGCTTCACCAGCCCGGACGACACGGCCGGGCTGAAATTCGATCCGGCGCACATCCACGTCTATGCCGACAGCCTTCTGGTGGAAGGAGCCGCCTGA
- a CDS encoding sugar ABC transporter permease: MDKTVNQKAWFLVLPVFLVVAFSAVLPLMTVVNYSMQDTFGNNQFFWNGVGWFKELLDPSTDLGGRFLASLGRNLFFSLVILAIEVPLGIIVALSMPRQGWTVAACLVTLALPLLIPWNVVGTIWQIFGRPDIGLLGYVLNNIGLDYNYVSNDIDAWVTVIVMDVWHWTSLVALLCYAGLKSIPEAYYQAAQIDGASRWAVFKAIQLPKMNRVLLIAVLLRFMDSFMIYTEPFVVTGGGPGNSTTFVSIELVKIALGQFDLGKAAALSLVYNLIILIVCWIFYTVMTNAGAERRVQAENEPAAERKPAGTLQPAAVLKPKEGVA; this comes from the coding sequence ATGGACAAGACCGTCAACCAAAAAGCCTGGTTCCTGGTGCTGCCGGTGTTCCTGGTCGTCGCCTTCTCGGCGGTGCTGCCGCTGATGACGGTGGTGAACTATTCCATGCAGGACACCTTCGGGAACAACCAGTTCTTCTGGAACGGCGTCGGCTGGTTCAAGGAATTGCTCGATCCATCGACCGATCTCGGCGGTCGCTTCCTGGCTTCGCTCGGTCGCAATCTGTTCTTCTCGCTGGTCATCCTCGCGATCGAAGTGCCGCTCGGCATTATCGTCGCGCTATCGATGCCGCGCCAGGGCTGGACGGTGGCGGCATGCCTCGTCACCCTCGCGCTGCCGCTGCTGATTCCGTGGAACGTGGTCGGCACGATCTGGCAGATTTTTGGCCGGCCCGACATTGGCCTGCTCGGCTATGTTCTCAACAACATCGGGCTCGACTATAATTACGTCTCCAACGACATTGACGCCTGGGTCACTGTCATCGTGATGGATGTCTGGCATTGGACCAGTCTCGTCGCATTGCTCTGCTATGCCGGCCTGAAATCGATCCCTGAGGCCTATTACCAGGCGGCGCAGATCGACGGCGCCTCGCGCTGGGCGGTGTTCAAGGCGATCCAGTTGCCGAAGATGAACCGCGTGCTGCTGATCGCGGTGCTGCTGCGCTTCATGGACAGTTTCATGATCTACACCGAGCCGTTCGTCGTCACCGGCGGCGGCCCCGGCAACTCGACCACCTTCGTCTCGATCGAGCTGGTCAAGATCGCGCTCGGCCAGTTCGACCTCGGCAAGGCCGCCGCGCTCTCGCTCGTCTATAACCTGATCATCCTGATCGTCTGCTGGATATTCTACACCGTGATGACCAATGCCGGCGCGGAGCGCAGGGTGCAGGCGGAAAACGAGCCGGCGGCGGAGCGTAAGCCCGCAGGCACGCTCCAGCCCGCGGCCGTGCTCAAGCCCAAGGAAGGAGTGGCCTGA
- a CDS encoding carbohydrate ABC transporter permease — protein sequence MHSIPGRRLIMALFLIFLLLPIYWLVNMSFKTNGEIVSTMTLWPHAPTLQHYRRIFTDESWYSGYINSLEYVVLNTIISISVALPAAYAFSRYRFLGDKHLFFWLLSNRMAPAAVYALPFFNLYSAIGLFDTPWAVALAHCIFNVPLAVWILEGFVSGVPREIDETAFLDGYSFPRFFIRILVPLIASGIGVAAFFCFMFSWVELLLARTLTSTSAKPIAAVMTRTVSAAGMDWGLLAAAGVLTIIPGALVIWFVRNYIARGFALGRV from the coding sequence ATGCACTCGATCCCCGGCCGTCGCCTCATCATGGCGCTGTTCCTGATCTTCCTGCTGTTGCCGATCTACTGGCTCGTCAACATGAGCTTCAAGACAAACGGCGAGATCGTCTCGACGATGACGCTGTGGCCGCATGCGCCGACGCTCCAGCACTACAGGCGCATCTTCACCGACGAGAGCTGGTATTCCGGCTACATCAACTCGCTGGAATACGTCGTCCTTAACACCATCATCTCGATCTCGGTGGCGCTGCCGGCGGCCTACGCGTTCTCGCGCTACCGCTTCCTCGGCGACAAGCATCTGTTCTTCTGGCTGCTCTCGAACCGGATGGCGCCGGCGGCGGTCTATGCGCTGCCGTTCTTCAACCTCTATTCGGCGATCGGGCTCTTTGATACTCCTTGGGCCGTTGCGCTCGCGCACTGCATCTTCAACGTTCCGCTGGCGGTGTGGATCCTCGAAGGCTTCGTCTCCGGCGTGCCGCGCGAGATCGACGAGACCGCCTTCCTCGACGGTTATTCCTTCCCGCGCTTCTTCATCAGGATCCTGGTGCCGCTGATCGCGAGCGGCATCGGCGTCGCCGCCTTCTTCTGCTTCATGTTCTCCTGGGTCGAGCTCTTGCTCGCGCGCACGCTGACCTCGACTTCGGCCAAGCCGATCGCAGCCGTCATGACGCGCACCGTCTCGGCGGCCGGCATGGATTGGGGGCTTCTTGCCGCGGCTGGCGTGCTCACCATCATTCCGGGCGCGCTCGTGATCTGGTTCGTCCGCAACTATATCGCGCGCGGCTTCGCGCTCGGCCGGGTGTGA
- a CDS encoding DUF2160 domain-containing protein codes for MESIAWMAWTLPTAIFFAALACTLAVMTWLAAVYPEAERVGILRIPTTRGDRLFISLIAAAVIHLAWIGLVGTDPIATLPIGEEGIEITSLWLATVISLVSGAVIFRTV; via the coding sequence ATGGAATCCATCGCATGGATGGCCTGGACGCTGCCGACCGCAATCTTCTTTGCGGCGCTCGCCTGCACGCTTGCCGTGATGACCTGGCTTGCCGCTGTCTACCCCGAAGCCGAGCGCGTTGGGATCCTGCGGATTCCGACCACGCGCGGTGATCGCCTCTTCATCTCGCTGATTGCCGCCGCCGTCATTCACCTCGCGTGGATCGGCCTTGTCGGCACTGACCCGATCGCGACGCTGCCGATCGGGGAGGAGGGTATTGAGATTACGAGCCTGTGGCTCGCAACCGTGATTTCGCTTGTTTCAGGCGCGGTGATCTTTCGCACCGTCTGA
- a CDS encoding ABC transporter substrate-binding protein — MRHLRTTKDSLLTMTSAVALIAASMTLAAPARADEAAAKKWIDSEFQPSTLSKDDAMKEMQWFIKAAEPFKGMEINVVSETLTTHEYESRTLAKAFEEITGIKVKHDIIQEGDVVEKIQTQMQSGKNVYDGWINDSDFIGTHFRYGQAVDLTDWMAKDGKDVTDPMLDVNDFIGKSFTTAPNGHLYQLPDQQFANLYWFRYDWFTNPDYKAKFKAKYGYDLGVPVNWSAYEDIADFFTNDIKEINGTRIYGHMDYGKKDPSLGWRFTDAWLSMAGNGDKGLPNGLPVDEWGIRMEGCRPVGSSVERGGDVNGPAAVYSITKYLDWMKKYAPPQAQGMTFSESGPVPSQGNIAQQVFWYTAFTADMVKPGLPVMNADGTPKWRMAPSPHGSYWKEGMKLGYQDVGSATLLKSTPVDRRKAAWLYLQFIVSKTVSLKKSHVGLTFIRESDIWDKSFTERAPKLGGLIEFYRSPARVQWTPTGNNVPDYPKLAQLWWQNIGDASSGAKTPQAAMDALAAAQDSVMERLEKSGVQGACGPKLNPKKTAEYWYDKSAKDGNIAPQRKLANEKPKGETIDYDTLIKSWPASPPKRAEAK, encoded by the coding sequence ATGCGACACTTGAGAACGACCAAGGACAGTCTTCTGACCATGACCAGCGCGGTCGCGCTGATCGCGGCTTCGATGACTCTTGCCGCGCCGGCGCGCGCGGACGAAGCCGCCGCCAAAAAATGGATCGACAGCGAATTTCAGCCGTCGACCCTGTCGAAAGACGATGCGATGAAGGAAATGCAGTGGTTCATCAAGGCCGCTGAACCCTTCAAGGGTATGGAGATCAACGTCGTCTCCGAAACGCTGACGACCCACGAATACGAATCCCGCACGCTTGCCAAGGCGTTCGAGGAGATCACCGGCATCAAGGTCAAGCACGACATCATCCAGGAAGGTGACGTCGTCGAAAAGATCCAGACCCAGATGCAGTCCGGCAAGAACGTCTATGACGGCTGGATCAACGACTCCGATTTCATCGGAACGCACTTCCGCTATGGCCAGGCAGTCGACCTGACCGACTGGATGGCGAAGGACGGCAAGGACGTCACCGATCCGATGCTCGACGTCAACGACTTCATCGGGAAGTCGTTCACGACCGCGCCGAACGGTCACCTCTATCAATTGCCGGACCAGCAGTTCGCCAACCTCTATTGGTTCCGTTACGACTGGTTCACCAACCCCGACTACAAGGCCAAGTTCAAGGCCAAGTATGGCTACGACCTCGGCGTTCCCGTGAACTGGTCGGCTTACGAAGATATCGCTGATTTCTTCACCAACGACATCAAGGAAATCAACGGTACCCGAATCTATGGCCACATGGATTACGGCAAGAAGGATCCTTCGCTCGGATGGCGTTTCACCGATGCCTGGCTGTCGATGGCCGGCAACGGTGACAAGGGCCTTCCGAACGGCCTTCCGGTCGACGAGTGGGGCATCCGCATGGAAGGCTGCCGCCCGGTCGGCTCGAGCGTCGAGCGTGGCGGTGACGTCAACGGCCCGGCAGCGGTCTACTCGATCACCAAGTATCTCGACTGGATGAAGAAATATGCTCCGCCGCAGGCGCAGGGCATGACGTTCTCCGAATCGGGCCCGGTGCCGTCGCAGGGCAATATTGCCCAGCAGGTGTTCTGGTACACCGCCTTCACCGCCGACATGGTGAAGCCCGGTCTGCCGGTGATGAATGCGGACGGTACGCCGAAGTGGCGCATGGCCCCGTCGCCTCATGGCTCCTACTGGAAGGAAGGCATGAAGCTCGGCTACCAGGACGTCGGATCGGCGACCTTGCTCAAGTCGACCCCGGTCGATCGCCGCAAGGCGGCCTGGCTCTATCTGCAGTTTATCGTCTCCAAGACGGTGAGCCTGAAGAAGAGCCACGTCGGTCTCACCTTCATCCGTGAATCCGACATCTGGGACAAGTCGTTCACGGAGCGTGCGCCCAAGCTCGGCGGCCTGATCGAGTTCTACCGCTCGCCCGCGCGCGTGCAGTGGACCCCGACCGGCAACAACGTGCCTGACTATCCGAAGCTTGCGCAATTGTGGTGGCAGAACATCGGCGACGCGTCGTCCGGTGCGAAGACGCCGCAAGCCGCGATGGATGCGCTCGCAGCCGCTCAGGATTCCGTCATGGAGCGTCTGGAGAAGTCCGGTGTGCAGGGTGCCTGCGGACCGAAGCTCAATCCGAAGAAGACGGCTGAGTACTGGTACGACAAGTCGGCGAAGGACGGCAATATCGCGCCTCAGCGCAAGCTGGCGAACGAGAAGCCGAAGGGCGAGACCATCGACTACGACACGCTGATCAAGTCGTGGCCGGCCTCGCCGCCGAAGCGCGCTGAAGCGAAGTAA
- a CDS encoding tetratricopeptide repeat protein, which yields MDDTAEKLVRRATEAFNAGKPDEAQRLCEQGLARTPGDPVLHHLLAAVLFSRGVIAPARAHIDVSLAKRPNNVAARLLAARIARCEGQFDAALAHLDAAIAASPHREMFIEKARTLDMAGLRNQARGAWQAILKVIPGHQEATARLGRLAWEDGDAATAASLLARATATDAPASVWFDLGLARQDLRDHAGAANAYRKAFELKPDHAEAALNLGIALQEGGDVDAAMSAFAQAYRLRPQLFGSIAMALTSASHGRLWLDEDGLRRALAA from the coding sequence ATGGATGACACCGCCGAGAAGCTCGTTCGCCGCGCGACTGAAGCGTTCAATGCGGGTAAGCCGGATGAGGCGCAACGTCTGTGCGAACAAGGCCTCGCGCGCACGCCCGGCGATCCGGTGCTGCATCATCTGCTGGCCGCCGTGTTGTTCTCCAGGGGGGTCATCGCGCCGGCTCGTGCGCATATCGATGTCAGTCTTGCCAAGCGGCCGAACAACGTCGCGGCCCGGCTGCTGGCCGCCCGCATCGCGCGCTGTGAAGGCCAATTCGACGCCGCGCTCGCCCATCTCGATGCTGCGATCGCCGCCAGCCCGCACCGCGAGATGTTCATCGAGAAGGCCCGAACGCTCGATATGGCCGGGCTGCGAAATCAAGCCCGCGGAGCCTGGCAGGCGATCCTCAAGGTCATCCCCGGGCATCAGGAAGCAACGGCGCGGCTTGGCCGGCTGGCGTGGGAGGACGGCGATGCCGCCACCGCCGCAAGCCTGCTCGCGCGAGCGACCGCGACGGACGCGCCGGCGTCGGTATGGTTCGATCTTGGCCTTGCGCGGCAGGATTTGCGAGACCACGCCGGCGCGGCAAACGCCTACCGCAAGGCGTTCGAACTCAAGCCCGATCACGCCGAGGCCGCGCTCAATCTCGGCATCGCCTTGCAGGAGGGCGGAGACGTCGACGCCGCCATGAGCGCCTTTGCCCAGGCCTATCGCCTGCGTCCACAGCTGTTCGGCTCCATCGCGATGGCCTTGACCTCCGCCTCTCACGGCCGGCTGTGGCTCGATGAGGATGGACTGCGGCGCGCTCTAGCGGCTTAA
- a CDS encoding alkene reductase, with translation MSRPTKLFETYKLGPITLANRLVMAPLTRNRAAPGSFVPSPLAADYYGQRASAGLLITEASQVSQQGQGYQDTPGIYSKDQVAGWRKVTDKVHERGGKIFIQLWHVGRISHVDLQAGGAAPVAPSAVRAKGKTFVNGTFADVSEPRALELSEIPGIIDDFKRGARNALEAGFDGVEIHGANGYLLDQFAKDGANKRLDAYGGSIENRARLMLEVSRAVAAEAGAERTGIRISPVTPANDIADSNPQALFDYITDGLSALRLAYLHVVEGATGGPRDFAPFDYGSLRKRFWGAYIANNGYDFDLATKVLDANTADLIAFGKPFISNPDLVERLKQGAPLNDWDKNTFYGGSAKGYTDYPTLETAEPAE, from the coding sequence ATGAGCCGTCCGACCAAATTGTTTGAGACCTACAAGCTCGGCCCAATCACGCTGGCCAACCGACTGGTAATGGCCCCGCTGACGCGCAATCGCGCCGCGCCGGGCAGCTTCGTACCCAGTCCGCTCGCTGCCGATTATTACGGCCAGCGTGCTTCTGCGGGCCTGCTGATCACCGAAGCGAGCCAGGTCTCGCAGCAGGGTCAGGGCTACCAGGACACTCCCGGCATCTATTCGAAGGACCAGGTCGCCGGCTGGCGCAAGGTCACCGACAAGGTGCATGAGCGCGGCGGCAAGATCTTCATCCAGCTCTGGCATGTCGGCCGCATCTCGCATGTCGACCTCCAGGCGGGTGGAGCGGCCCCGGTCGCACCGAGCGCGGTCCGCGCCAAGGGCAAGACTTTCGTGAACGGCACCTTCGCCGACGTCTCCGAGCCCCGCGCGCTTGAGCTCTCCGAAATTCCAGGCATCATCGACGACTTCAAGCGCGGCGCCAGGAATGCGCTGGAGGCCGGCTTCGACGGCGTCGAGATCCACGGCGCCAATGGTTATCTGCTCGACCAGTTCGCCAAGGACGGCGCCAACAAGCGCCTGGATGCCTATGGTGGCTCCATCGAGAACCGCGCCAGGCTGATGCTGGAGGTCTCCAGGGCCGTCGCGGCGGAAGCCGGCGCCGAGCGCACCGGCATCCGCATCTCGCCGGTGACGCCCGCCAACGACATCGCGGATTCCAATCCGCAGGCGCTGTTCGATTACATCACCGATGGCCTCAGCGCGCTCAGGCTCGCCTATCTCCATGTCGTTGAAGGTGCCACCGGTGGCCCACGCGACTTCGCGCCGTTCGACTATGGGTCCTTGCGCAAGCGCTTCTGGGGCGCCTACATCGCCAACAATGGCTACGACTTCGATCTCGCGACCAAGGTGCTCGACGCGAACACGGCCGACCTGATCGCCTTCGGCAAGCCGTTCATCTCCAACCCCGACCTTGTCGAGCGGCTGAAGCAGGGCGCACCGCTGAACGATTGGGACAAGAACACGTTCTACGGCGGCAGCGCCAAGGGCTACACGGATTATCCGACGCTGGAGACAGCGGAGCCGGCGGAGTAA
- a CDS encoding DUF1993 domain-containing protein, which translates to MSFYDAVVPAYLQMLNSLTGLLTKAEAHCAAKKIDPSVLLGSRLFPDMLPLSKQIQLVSDFASKGCARLTHSDVPSMPDTEKTFEELKQRLAKTIDYVKSFKPEQFEGADSKDVTFPVGPDRTMTLKGQQFLSAVSLPNFYFHATTAHGILRHNGVEIGKRDFLGVN; encoded by the coding sequence ATGTCCTTCTACGACGCCGTCGTCCCCGCTTACCTGCAAATGCTGAACAGCCTGACCGGCCTGCTGACCAAGGCCGAGGCGCATTGCGCGGCCAAAAAGATCGACCCCAGCGTCCTGCTCGGCTCCCGCCTTTTCCCGGATATGCTGCCGCTATCGAAGCAGATCCAGCTCGTCAGCGATTTCGCCAGCAAGGGCTGCGCACGGCTCACGCACAGCGACGTGCCCTCGATGCCCGACACCGAGAAGACCTTCGAGGAGTTAAAGCAACGGCTGGCGAAGACGATCGACTATGTGAAGTCGTTCAAGCCCGAGCAGTTCGAAGGTGCGGACAGCAAGGACGTCACCTTCCCGGTCGGCCCCGACCGGACCATGACGTTGAAGGGCCAGCAATTCCTGAGCGCGGTCTCGCTGCCGAACTTCTATTTCCACGCCACGACCGCCCACGGCATTTTGCGTCACAATGGCGTCGAGATCGGCAAGCGCGACTTCCTCGGCGTGAACTGA
- a CDS encoding lytic murein transglycosylase: MSKTRFAIAAAALFALSLPAFAQFTPPPARPLAPRTTAPSPRAASCHNGASFDRFLAEVKQQAVAAGVSQRTIAEASPYLVYDQGIVNRDRGQRVFGQLFTEFAGRMAAPYRMQNGQQHIKRHAAAFARAEKEYGVPPAVIAAFWGLESDFGANMGNLPTLRSLVSLAYDCRRSEMFVNETIAALKIIDRGDLTPDEMIGSWAGELGQTQFLPTHYVNYAVDYDGDGRRDLLRSEDDVIGSTANYIANGLKWRRGEPWLEEIKVPQSLPWDQTDLSVQLPRSKWAQFGVTYPDGRPLPNDNLAASVLLPMGRFGPAFMAYANFAAYTEWNNSLIYSTTAGYLASRIAGAAPMRRPAGQVTQLPFNELKQLQQLLVRAGFNVGKVDGVLGQQSRAAVKAMQIKYGLPADSWPTAELLARMRGGTAQVQPAGVLR; the protein is encoded by the coding sequence ATGTCCAAGACCCGATTTGCGATCGCGGCCGCCGCTCTGTTCGCGCTCTCCCTTCCCGCCTTTGCCCAGTTCACGCCACCACCCGCAAGGCCCCTCGCGCCCAGAACCACCGCGCCCTCGCCGCGCGCGGCGTCGTGCCACAATGGGGCGAGCTTCGATCGCTTCCTCGCCGAGGTGAAACAGCAGGCGGTCGCCGCGGGCGTGTCGCAGCGAACGATCGCGGAGGCTTCGCCCTACCTCGTTTACGATCAGGGCATCGTCAACCGCGATCGCGGTCAGCGCGTATTCGGCCAACTCTTCACCGAATTTGCCGGTCGCATGGCCGCGCCCTATCGGATGCAGAACGGCCAGCAGCACATCAAGCGACACGCGGCGGCGTTCGCGCGCGCCGAGAAGGAATATGGCGTGCCGCCGGCAGTGATCGCCGCGTTCTGGGGGCTCGAGAGCGATTTCGGCGCCAACATGGGTAATCTGCCGACGCTGAGATCGCTGGTATCGCTTGCCTATGACTGCCGGCGCTCGGAGATGTTCGTGAACGAGACCATCGCCGCGCTGAAAATCATCGACCGCGGCGATCTCACGCCCGACGAGATGATCGGCTCCTGGGCCGGCGAGCTCGGCCAGACGCAGTTCCTGCCGACGCATTACGTCAATTACGCCGTCGACTATGACGGCGACGGACGGCGCGATCTGCTCCGCAGCGAGGACGACGTGATCGGCTCGACTGCGAACTACATCGCCAACGGCTTGAAGTGGCGGCGCGGCGAGCCGTGGCTGGAAGAGATCAAGGTGCCGCAGAGCCTGCCATGGGATCAGACCGACCTCAGCGTGCAGCTGCCGCGCTCGAAATGGGCGCAGTTCGGCGTCACCTATCCCGACGGCCGCCCGCTGCCGAACGACAATCTGGCGGCGTCCGTGCTGCTGCCGATGGGACGCTTTGGGCCGGCGTTCATGGCGTACGCGAATTTCGCAGCCTATACCGAATGGAATAACTCGCTGATCTATTCCACCACCGCGGGCTATCTCGCCTCGCGCATTGCGGGCGCAGCGCCGATGCGCAGGCCTGCCGGGCAGGTCACGCAACTGCCGTTCAATGAACTGAAGCAATTGCAGCAGCTTCTGGTCCGAGCCGGCTTCAATGTCGGCAAGGTCGACGGCGTGCTGGGCCAGCAGAGCCGCGCCGCCGTGAAGGCGATGCAGATCAAATACGGCCTGCCGGCCGATTCGTGGCCGACCGCTGAGCTTCTGGCCCGGATGCGCGGCGGCACGGCACAGGTGCAGCCGGCGGGGGTGCTGCGATAG
- the htpX gene encoding zinc metalloprotease HtpX, producing the protein MNYLRTAMLLAGLTALFMGVGYLIGGAAGAMIALVIAAATNLFTYWNSDRMVLSMYGAHQVDRQSAPELVGLVAELAGRAGLPMPRVFVMDEAQPNAFATGRNPENAAVAVTTGLMHQLSREELAGVIAHELAHIKHHDTLLMTVTATIAGAISMLAQFGMFFGGNRDNNGPGIVGSILMMILAPLGAMLVQMAISRTREYAADNLGARIAGQPMWLASALVKIEGAAHQVPNVEAERNPATAHMFIINPLSGHGVDNLFATHPSTQNRIAALQQLASELGTRATPSVGANENYPPQGPWGRSSSRGPSRGPWG; encoded by the coding sequence ATGAACTATCTGCGTACCGCAATGCTTCTTGCAGGCCTGACCGCCCTGTTCATGGGGGTGGGTTATCTGATCGGCGGTGCCGCCGGCGCCATGATCGCGCTCGTCATTGCGGCGGCGACCAATCTTTTCACCTACTGGAACTCCGACCGCATGGTGCTCTCGATGTACGGCGCCCATCAGGTCGACCGCCAAAGCGCACCCGAGCTGGTCGGCCTCGTTGCCGAGCTTGCGGGCCGCGCAGGCCTGCCGATGCCGCGCGTGTTCGTGATGGACGAGGCGCAGCCCAACGCGTTCGCGACCGGGCGTAATCCCGAGAATGCCGCAGTCGCCGTTACCACCGGTCTGATGCACCAGCTCAGCCGCGAGGAGCTTGCCGGCGTGATCGCGCATGAGCTCGCTCATATCAAGCATCACGACACGCTGCTGATGACTGTTACCGCGACCATTGCGGGCGCCATCTCCATGCTGGCGCAGTTCGGCATGTTCTTCGGCGGCAACCGCGACAATAACGGTCCCGGCATCGTCGGCTCGATCCTGATGATGATCCTGGCGCCGCTCGGGGCGATGCTGGTGCAGATGGCGATCAGCCGCACCCGCGAATACGCCGCCGACAATCTCGGCGCGCGCATTGCGGGACAGCCGATGTGGCTGGCGTCGGCGCTGGTGAAGATCGAGGGCGCCGCACATCAGGTCCCGAATGTCGAGGCCGAACGAAATCCAGCGACCGCGCATATGTTCATCATCAACCCGCTATCGGGCCATGGCGTCGACAATCTCTTCGCCACGCATCCCTCGACGCAGAACCGCATCGCGGCGCTTCAGCAACTCGCGTCCGAGCTCGGCACGCGGGCCACACCATCGGTCGGTGCCAACGAAAACTATCCGCCGCAGGGCCCATGGGGCCGCTCGTCCTCGCGGGGGCCTTCTCGTGGACCTTGGGGCTGA
- a CDS encoding tetratricopeptide repeat protein, which translates to MTRAAVPLLIALGVAIGLSTHTVVNCGDEDEPDICSAVIGFSPFRGSLIAFAYEGRGRIALRHGDNGRAIADFNEAIHLNPNRASLYRDRAQAYRRNGDLGLAIADYDEAIALDPKPAAPYHERGLALAAKGDLDRAILSFSTAVRLDPTDPQYRFDRGLALLARGQADDARADLEAAATLPPGKDGRARDAARAKLAELARAEPTQVSTPRR; encoded by the coding sequence ATGACCAGAGCTGCCGTGCCATTGTTGATCGCCCTGGGCGTGGCCATTGGCCTGTCCACGCATACGGTCGTGAATTGCGGCGACGAGGACGAGCCTGACATCTGCTCGGCCGTGATCGGCTTCTCGCCGTTTCGCGGCTCCCTGATTGCCTTCGCCTATGAGGGGCGCGGGCGGATCGCGCTGCGCCACGGCGACAACGGCCGGGCGATCGCCGATTTCAACGAGGCCATCCACCTCAATCCCAACCGTGCCTCGCTCTACCGCGACCGCGCGCAGGCGTACCGGCGGAACGGCGATTTGGGCCTTGCGATCGCCGATTATGATGAGGCCATCGCGCTGGATCCCAAGCCCGCGGCGCCCTATCACGAGCGCGGCCTCGCGCTCGCTGCAAAGGGCGATCTCGATCGCGCGATCCTGAGCTTCAGCACAGCGGTCCGCCTTGATCCGACGGACCCGCAGTATCGCTTCGACCGCGGCCTTGCGCTTCTGGCCCGCGGCCAGGCCGATGATGCCCGCGCAGATCTCGAAGCCGCCGCTACGTTGCCGCCCGGCAAGGACGGCCGCGCACGCGACGCCGCGCGCGCCAAACTCGCTGAGCTTGCCCGCGCCGAGCCGACCCAGGTCTCCACACCGCGGCGGTGA